In Pseudofrankia saprophytica, one genomic interval encodes:
- a CDS encoding LuxR C-terminal-related transcriptional regulator — protein sequence MQPQRYADNQLIDRFLAKGASRLRDRTGADLTLAGWVHPRTGLLSIRYTNGARTDACLGITAAPGKGIGGRAVKLGQHVLTDYRDRSAGNGPGEPGRVDCGEHVSSVLAIPLRLGGRALCVFYLAERSKKSISAATTKFALTFVRQFEIAVAQVTKTYETDAPRRWNVDERVLRQVDDELVALSLDVAATPALVRIATIRNLLEDSVLKSLSAVDSVNSLTRRELDVLELVAEGLSNTEAAERLVISPETVKSYLRTIRSKLGVHNRTAAVDLARRSGLLR from the coding sequence GTGCAGCCACAGCGGTACGCCGACAACCAACTAATCGACAGATTCCTCGCCAAAGGCGCCTCTCGGCTACGAGACCGTACCGGTGCCGATCTTACTCTTGCCGGGTGGGTTCATCCGCGTACCGGGTTGCTTTCAATACGGTATACTAACGGTGCACGTACGGACGCGTGTCTGGGAATTACCGCCGCCCCAGGAAAGGGGATTGGCGGGAGGGCCGTCAAACTCGGTCAGCATGTGTTAACTGACTACCGTGACAGATCGGCGGGGAACGGCCCCGGCGAGCCGGGCCGAGTGGACTGCGGCGAGCATGTCAGCTCTGTGCTTGCAATACCACTGCGGCTGGGCGGACGGGCGCTCTGTGTCTTCTACCTAGCGGAACGATCGAAGAAGTCGATCAGCGCGGCTACCACCAAGTTCGCGCTAACGTTTGTGCGGCAGTTCGAGATCGCCGTCGCCCAGGTCACGAAGACTTACGAGACCGACGCACCCCGGCGGTGGAACGTGGACGAACGGGTTCTACGCCAAGTCGACGATGAGCTGGTAGCGCTGTCCCTGGACGTCGCCGCGACGCCCGCTCTCGTGAGAATAGCTACGATCCGCAACCTGCTTGAAGACAGCGTCCTCAAGTCGTTGTCGGCGGTGGATTCGGTGAACTCTCTCACTCGCCGCGAACTGGACGTGCTCGAGCTGGTGGCCGAAGGTTTGTCCAATACCGAGGCAGCAGAGCGGCTCGTTATCAGTCCGGAGACCGTCAAGTCATACCTGCGCACCATCCGGTCCAAGCTTGGAGTGCACAACCGGACCGCCGCAGTGGATCTGGCTCGGCGGTCCGGCCTGCTGCGCTGA
- a CDS encoding DUF6941 family protein has translation MKLTMILCDAAQVAEGKLNVIGGGWNLIGPLPAPSALGIRIEVPWDRANSPFTLRLELHDQDDEPVMQPGPTGPQTVQIEAVMEVGRPPGPDRGLPLQIPLAITVPPLTLAMGKRYRWEATMVGEPERDDRNVSFQTRPATPPPTPHVSGPDD, from the coding sequence GTGAAGCTCACCATGATCCTCTGCGATGCCGCCCAGGTCGCGGAGGGCAAGCTGAACGTCATCGGTGGCGGCTGGAACCTCATCGGACCGCTGCCTGCCCCGTCCGCCCTCGGCATCAGGATCGAGGTGCCCTGGGACAGGGCGAACTCGCCGTTCACGCTGCGCCTCGAGCTACATGATCAGGACGACGAGCCCGTCATGCAGCCGGGGCCGACCGGGCCTCAGACGGTGCAGATCGAAGCGGTCATGGAGGTGGGTCGACCCCCCGGGCCTGACCGAGGGCTCCCCTTGCAGATCCCACTAGCGATCACCGTACCGCCCCTGACACTGGCCATGGGCAAGCGCTACCGATGGGAGGCGACCATGGTCGGCGAGCCGGAACGCGACGACCGGAACGTCAGCTTCCAGACCAGGCCAGCAACGCCCCCGCCCACACCGCATGTCAGCGGACCGGACGACTGA
- a CDS encoding WD40 repeat domain-containing protein, whose protein sequence is MDALASTSTNGTVWLRAVSGPTRTQPLIGHTDLVGSVAFGSCGRTLTSANVDGTARPWDVSNPSLPQPLGGPLTGHTGPVPTTAFAPDGRALTAAGTDRTMRAWDVFRPTRPCPLGRPLAGHTDRVWSVALAPDGHTLAGASEDGTERLWRL, encoded by the coding sequence ATGGACGCCCTGGCCAGCACAAGTACCAACGGCACGGTGTGGCTGCGGGCTGTGTCCGGCCCCACCCGCACACAGCCTCTCATCGGCCACACCGACCTGGTGGGATCGGTGGCATTCGGGTCATGCGGACGCACCCTCACCAGTGCCAACGTCGACGGCACAGCACGGCCGTGGGACGTGTCCAACCCGTCCCTGCCACAGCCCCTGGGAGGACCGCTCACCGGACATACCGGCCCGGTGCCGACGACGGCGTTCGCTCCGGACGGACGCGCCCTCACCGCCGCCGGCACCGACCGCACGATGCGCGCGTGGGACGTATTCAGGCCGACCCGGCCGTGTCCACTCGGCCGGCCCCTCGCCGGCCACACCGACCGGGTGTGGTCAGTGGCCCTCGCGCCCGATGGACACACGCTCGCCGGCGCCAGCGAGGACGGAACGGAGCGGCTGTGGCGACTATGA
- a CDS encoding MMPL family transporter produces MLFAGLCARHRWVIVGLWAVCLVTLVLLARAQGARFNTDVAVAGSDSARALDLASRALGGTGIPDTESVVLHARHGTVDDPLVRTQVAAMVAQLSKVPKVAGVVDPFSPAGAVVLGVDPVSTNRRTAVVSVIVKGSALHPDRATAGRLVATARAYDGPNLQVEVAGPDATAVNATAISPWPILIALAAALLLLGATLRSRGAVAVCAVTTSVATVTALAIAVLLSHATTMTLYAPLLAAVVAAGTSLGGAVVVVHRAQSWLREGAAALEAVTRAAAQAGFAIACGGFCVTLAMDGVVALGLPFFNGVALGSAAAGTATGLVILTLLPALLAICGPRLLGWTERHHLTTSGRGLRHPPGLRAWWADWVHRRPRVAACAAGLVLLALAAPALTLKLGGADDGAESTSSTTRRAYDLLSTDYFPGLNGPMLVTVDLGRAPSAVSPDAVAAALAKDPGVARAAVNLNNAQVGVAVIRVFPTAGPRSPEATALLHRLRGQVIPRVLAGTGSRAYIGGSTALFVDMAANFHGATTGFLAVVLLTVLGCGLLMLRSATIAAALALTSALAILAAAGVLALLFQTNLVTRTLGLATGPVEPSLLVIVLVAVFGLLPGLNLSLLDRLTQPPGPNRGGQARHRRDATGPVRLGHADVGHVMLTMNLVMLFLFAAVAAQPARMMKVIGCGLAAGVAIDAFVLRATLLPALLHLHTPQPSARRGSSRRRDVPDLDWTQSPVGGPPDQAGAAWDSSETATAPFQSRPDASRQATPRPTRR; encoded by the coding sequence ATGCTTTTCGCTGGGCTCTGTGCCCGTCACCGCTGGGTGATCGTCGGGTTGTGGGCCGTTTGCCTGGTGACGCTTGTTCTCCTCGCGCGCGCGCAGGGCGCCCGCTTCAACACCGACGTCGCCGTTGCGGGCAGTGACTCCGCGCGTGCCCTCGACCTCGCGAGTCGGGCGCTGGGTGGTACAGGCATACCGGACACCGAGTCGGTGGTGCTGCACGCCCGTCACGGAACTGTCGACGATCCGCTGGTACGGACACAGGTTGCCGCGATGGTGGCGCAACTGAGCAAGGTGCCGAAGGTCGCTGGGGTGGTCGACCCGTTCTCCCCGGCGGGCGCGGTCGTCCTCGGCGTCGACCCGGTAAGCACGAACCGGCGCACCGCGGTCGTCTCGGTGATCGTGAAGGGTTCGGCGTTGCACCCCGACCGGGCCACGGCGGGGCGCCTCGTCGCCACGGCGCGGGCCTACGATGGGCCAAATCTGCAAGTCGAGGTCGCCGGCCCGGATGCTACAGCCGTAAACGCCACGGCCATCTCTCCGTGGCCGATTCTCATCGCGCTCGCGGCTGCCCTGCTGCTGCTCGGCGCTACCCTGCGTTCCCGCGGCGCGGTCGCCGTCTGCGCCGTGACCACCTCCGTCGCCACCGTGACGGCACTGGCGATCGCCGTGTTGCTCTCCCACGCGACGACGATGACGTTGTACGCGCCGCTGCTCGCGGCCGTCGTCGCGGCCGGAACCAGCCTGGGCGGGGCCGTCGTCGTCGTGCACCGAGCCCAGTCCTGGCTGCGGGAGGGGGCCGCCGCGCTCGAGGCGGTGACGCGGGCCGCCGCGCAGGCCGGCTTCGCGATCGCCTGCGGCGGCTTCTGCGTCACGCTGGCGATGGACGGCGTCGTGGCACTGGGCCTGCCTTTCTTCAACGGCGTCGCGCTCGGCTCCGCCGCCGCCGGGACGGCGACCGGCCTGGTGATCCTCACCCTGCTCCCGGCGCTGCTGGCGATCTGCGGACCACGGCTGCTCGGCTGGACAGAACGACATCACCTGACGACCAGCGGCCGTGGCCTGCGCCACCCGCCGGGGCTGCGGGCATGGTGGGCCGACTGGGTGCATCGCCGCCCGCGGGTCGCCGCCTGCGCCGCGGGCCTTGTGCTGCTCGCGCTCGCCGCGCCGGCGTTGACCCTCAAGCTCGGCGGCGCCGACGACGGCGCCGAATCGACATCGTCGACGACTCGGCGGGCGTACGACCTGCTCAGCACCGACTACTTTCCGGGGCTCAACGGACCGATGCTCGTCACCGTCGACCTCGGCCGCGCCCCGTCGGCGGTGTCCCCCGACGCCGTCGCGGCCGCGCTCGCCAAGGATCCCGGGGTCGCGCGGGCGGCGGTGAACCTGAACAACGCGCAAGTGGGAGTCGCCGTGATCCGTGTCTTCCCGACGGCCGGCCCGCGCTCGCCGGAGGCCACCGCCCTGCTGCACCGGCTACGCGGCCAGGTCATCCCACGCGTACTGGCCGGCACCGGCTCCCGGGCCTACATCGGCGGTTCCACCGCCCTGTTCGTCGACATGGCGGCGAACTTCCACGGCGCGACAACCGGGTTCCTCGCGGTGGTCCTCCTCACGGTGCTCGGATGCGGGCTCCTCATGCTGCGATCGGCGACGATCGCGGCCGCCCTGGCACTCACCAGCGCCCTCGCGATTCTCGCCGCTGCTGGCGTCCTCGCCCTGCTGTTCCAGACCAACCTCGTCACCCGGACCCTGGGACTGGCGACCGGGCCGGTCGAACCCTCACTGCTGGTCATCGTCCTGGTCGCCGTGTTCGGCCTGCTCCCGGGCCTGAACCTCAGCCTGCTCGACCGACTCACCCAGCCCCCCGGCCCCAACCGTGGCGGACAAGCCCGTCACCGCCGCGACGCGACCGGCCCCGTCCGGCTCGGCCACGCCGACGTCGGCCACGTCATGCTCACCATGAACCTCGTGATGCTGTTCCTCTTCGCTGCGGTCGCCGCACAGCCGGCACGCATGATGAAGGTCATCGGATGCGGCCTCGCCGCCGGTGTCGCCATCGACGCGTTCGTGCTGCGGGCAACTTTGCTGCCCGCGCTTCTCCACCTGCACACACCACAACCGAGCGCCCGCCGCGGATCCAGCCGGCGCCGAGACGTGCCGGACCTCGACTGGACACAGTCGCCGGTTGGCGGGCCCCCCGACCAGGCCGGCGCCGCATGGGACAGCTCCGAGACCGCGACAGCGCCGTTCCAGTCCCGGCCTGACGCATCGCGTCAGGCAACGCCGCGACCAACCAGGCGGTGA
- a CDS encoding AfsR/SARP family transcriptional regulator translates to MITTSQLGARARARPTVAGPASLPLPRAAGGIPAGDAEDDAGDMEGLATRSAPSEVTTQIRLIGPPAIERGGRPVPPPRGRKAWAVLCYLLLADRAPSRRHLADLLLGNAADPLGALRWILAELRRTLGAPNAFRGDPVSTALGDGVWVDVLLLTRAPAGPDAPLLELDGELLDSVEPAAAPGFDSWLLVARHQVAAAHEARLRNVAVARLAAGQAGDAVRYAAHAVSRNPFMEHNHELLARAFTMAGDHPAARRQLALAAELRRRELVDAGPAHTSFDPDVWAAHRRE, encoded by the coding sequence ATGATCACTACCTCGCAGCTAGGGGCGCGTGCCAGGGCACGGCCCACCGTGGCCGGCCCCGCGTCGCTTCCGCTGCCGCGTGCCGCAGGGGGCATCCCCGCCGGGGACGCCGAGGACGACGCCGGGGACATGGAAGGACTGGCGACGCGCAGCGCGCCCAGCGAAGTGACGACGCAGATCCGGCTGATCGGGCCGCCGGCGATCGAGCGAGGCGGCCGGCCGGTTCCGCCGCCGCGGGGGCGCAAGGCGTGGGCGGTGCTGTGCTATCTGCTGCTCGCCGACCGTGCGCCCAGCCGCCGCCACCTGGCTGACCTGCTGCTGGGCAACGCGGCGGACCCGCTCGGCGCGCTGCGCTGGATACTGGCCGAGCTGCGCCGGACGCTGGGGGCGCCGAACGCCTTCCGGGGCGACCCGGTGAGTACGGCGCTCGGGGACGGCGTCTGGGTCGACGTCCTCCTGCTCACCCGCGCGCCGGCCGGCCCGGACGCGCCGTTGCTGGAGCTCGACGGCGAGCTGCTCGACAGCGTGGAGCCGGCGGCCGCGCCCGGATTCGACTCCTGGCTGCTGGTGGCGCGCCACCAGGTCGCGGCCGCGCACGAGGCCCGGCTGCGCAACGTGGCGGTGGCGCGGCTGGCCGCCGGGCAGGCGGGCGACGCGGTCCGGTACGCCGCCCACGCGGTGTCGCGCAACCCGTTCATGGAACACAACCACGAACTGCTCGCGCGCGCCTTCACGATGGCCGGTGACCATCCCGCGGCGCGCCGCCAGCTGGCGCTGGCGGCCGAGCTGCGACGACGGGAGCTTGTCGACGCCGGCCCGGCCCACACGTCCTTTGACCCGGACGTCTGGGCAGCTCACCGGAGAGAGTGA
- a CDS encoding SAM-dependent methyltransferase yields MTEPDRTDESTEVSRRSSLHGSVISRSAPPVDLHVDVAHTARMYDYFLGGKTNYPADREAAQEILSIYPNAPVTSRANRAFMTRVAHHLAAKRGVRQFLDIGTGIPTSPNLHEVVQAVTPEARVVYVDDDPIVLTHARALLTSDPAGRTVYIDADLRDPAAILVSDLLQSTLDLTEPVALSLIAILHFIPDDTEAFDIVCSLMERLPAGSYLTITHIANDLDPALDTVAAAYQQRGIPMVARDHHQITRLFAGHDLLEPGVVALDRWHPDLAPPSDTVIGGYGGVARKP; encoded by the coding sequence GTGACCGAGCCGGACAGGACAGACGAGTCGACCGAGGTGTCCAGGCGGAGTTCCCTGCACGGCTCCGTCATCTCAAGGAGTGCGCCGCCTGTTGACCTGCACGTAGATGTCGCGCACACCGCGAGGATGTACGACTACTTCCTCGGAGGCAAGACCAACTATCCGGCCGACCGGGAGGCGGCGCAGGAGATCCTCTCCATCTATCCGAACGCGCCGGTGACCTCCCGGGCGAATCGGGCGTTCATGACCCGCGTCGCGCACCACCTCGCCGCCAAGCGCGGGGTACGGCAGTTTCTGGATATCGGTACCGGAATTCCCACCTCGCCGAACCTGCATGAGGTCGTCCAGGCTGTCACGCCGGAGGCTAGGGTTGTATACGTCGACGACGACCCGATCGTGCTCACACACGCCAGAGCCCTCCTGACCAGCGATCCGGCGGGTCGGACTGTCTATATCGACGCCGATCTTCGCGATCCGGCGGCGATTCTGGTATCCGATCTTCTCCAGTCCACCCTGGATCTCACCGAGCCCGTCGCTCTCTCGCTCATCGCGATTCTGCACTTCATTCCCGACGATACCGAGGCCTTCGACATCGTATGTTCCCTGATGGAGCGGCTGCCGGCGGGCAGCTACCTGACCATCACACACATCGCCAACGATCTTGACCCCGCCTTGGACACCGTCGCGGCGGCGTACCAGCAGCGCGGCATCCCGATGGTCGCCCGCGATCACCACCAGATCACCCGTCTGTTCGCCGGACACGATCTCCTTGAGCCCGGCGTGGTCGCCCTCGACCGTTGGCATCCCGACCTGGCGCCGCCGTCGGACACGGTGATCGGCGGCTATGGCGGCGTCGCCCGCAAACCCTGA
- a CDS encoding ABC transporter substrate-binding protein, giving the protein MILFRPHMRTASAMIAALAVGLSTALTACDISSNSATSEAGACPTQVPGVTTTSIKIGLVYPDTGPAEIASAFKAARSGVEARIDLQHAAGGVHDREIDLVWGDDQSDAETFSKVAHDLVGTQRVFGLIATSIVLDKSAGWLEREDVPVTGTGTSATWSNYPNLFHAGNLFNTGGTSVFGDFVKAQGGRKALVVVDPNVAASRSLAAQFVPSLQSRGIQIVDEVTYTEGVTDPARVADELKSSGADTLVGAAQSGAFIDIYAKAKARGVKINVALNATGFSPGLLAQRGRDMAGMSIMSSVAAQGSPAMNAYQKAMTVYAPELADPTDELALAGYVAADEMIQGLQLAGPCPTRQTFIQTLRGVTDFTAGSLIPPINLSQPTQPILCENFINVDPTGHRFTPVQPPAALNHDGYWCGEPLQ; this is encoded by the coding sequence ATGATTCTTTTCCGCCCGCATATGCGGACCGCTTCGGCGATGATCGCAGCCCTGGCGGTCGGACTATCCACGGCCCTCACCGCTTGTGACATATCGTCGAACTCGGCTACCAGTGAGGCTGGCGCCTGCCCGACGCAGGTACCAGGGGTGACCACCACTTCCATCAAGATCGGACTTGTCTACCCCGACACCGGGCCCGCCGAGATCGCCTCCGCCTTCAAGGCCGCCCGCAGCGGCGTCGAGGCGCGCATCGACCTGCAACACGCCGCCGGCGGCGTCCATGACCGGGAGATCGACCTGGTGTGGGGCGACGACCAGTCCGATGCCGAGACCTTCTCCAAGGTCGCGCATGACCTCGTCGGCACCCAGCGGGTCTTCGGCCTGATCGCCACGTCGATCGTCCTCGACAAGTCAGCCGGCTGGCTCGAGCGGGAGGACGTCCCGGTCACCGGAACCGGGACGAGCGCCACTTGGAGCAACTACCCTAACCTCTTCCATGCCGGCAACCTGTTCAACACCGGCGGCACCTCCGTCTTCGGCGACTTCGTCAAGGCGCAGGGTGGTAGGAAGGCGCTCGTCGTCGTCGACCCGAACGTCGCGGCCTCACGGAGCCTCGCGGCACAGTTCGTCCCCAGTCTGCAAAGCCGCGGCATTCAGATCGTCGACGAGGTCACCTACACCGAAGGGGTCACCGACCCGGCCCGGGTCGCCGACGAGTTGAAAAGTTCCGGCGCGGACACCCTCGTCGGCGCCGCCCAGTCCGGCGCCTTCATCGACATCTACGCGAAGGCCAAGGCTCGTGGAGTCAAGATTAATGTGGCGTTGAACGCCACCGGCTTCAGCCCCGGTCTGCTCGCCCAGCGAGGCCGCGACATGGCCGGAATGTCGATCATGTCAAGTGTCGCCGCGCAGGGCTCCCCCGCGATGAACGCCTACCAGAAAGCCATGACCGTATACGCGCCGGAGCTGGCGGACCCCACCGACGAGCTCGCCCTCGCCGGCTACGTGGCCGCGGACGAGATGATCCAAGGACTCCAACTCGCCGGACCCTGCCCCACCCGCCAGACGTTCATCCAGACGCTGCGCGGGGTGACCGACTTCACCGCCGGCAGCCTGATCCCCCCGATCAATCTGTCTCAGCCGACACAGCCGATCCTCTGCGAGAACTTCATCAACGTCGACCCCACAGGGCATCGTTTCACCCCCGTCCAACCACCCGCGGCGCTCAACCACGACGGCTACTGGTGCGGCGAACCACTCCAATAG
- a CDS encoding FdhF/YdeP family oxidoreductase: MFRGHSTDRRDDEVALRVTAPASSAAGLPGVGHALAQARRQMGVRRSVTTLRLLNQDHGFDCPGCAWPDPRPEDRSATEFCENGAKAVAEEATRRRVTREFFATHALADLAGRSGYWLGGQGRLTEPMYRAPGADHYTPVTWDEAFGVIAAELDALDSPDEAAFYTSGRTSNEAAFLYQLFARAFGTNNLPDCSNMCHESSGAALNATIGIGKGSVTLEDLEQADLVLVCGQNPGTNHPRMLTSLERVKRAGGSVVAVNPLPEASLRRFRNPQNAQGLVGRGTALADQYLQIRLNGDMALFQALSRRLLDAEDAAPGTVLDQAFLADHTTGFDAFAAHVRAHLTDDDIATATGLTGAEIDELAERILAAEKVVVCWAMGLTQHANSVATIQEVVNFLLLRGNIGRPGAGVCPVRGHSNVQGDRTMGIWEKMPARFLDALGAEFGFAPPRHDGLDTVDTIRAMRDGRVKVFMGMGGNFVAATPDSAVTEAAMRACRLTVQVSTTLNRSHAVTGERALILPTLGRTEVDLRGGVAQVVSVEDSMGMVHASRGALDPAGPDLRSEVAIVCGLAQATLGARASAPAVDWDGLAADYRRIRGHIANVVPGFADYDNRLAEPGGFLLPHPPRDSRTFHTPTGRAAMTVNLCEVLRVPHGHLLLQTIRSHDQYNTTIYGLDDRYRGVRHGRHVVLVNPDDLAALGIADGSHVDLVGVWTDGVDRRAENFRVVAYPTARGCAAAYFPETNVLVPLDSTARRSNTPTSKSLVIRLEARPVGA; this comes from the coding sequence ATGTTTCGTGGCCATTCGACCGACAGGCGCGACGACGAGGTCGCGCTGCGGGTGACGGCGCCCGCCAGCTCGGCGGCCGGGCTGCCCGGGGTCGGTCATGCCCTCGCCCAGGCCCGGCGGCAGATGGGGGTGCGCCGTAGCGTCACCACCCTGCGCCTGCTCAACCAGGACCACGGCTTCGACTGCCCGGGGTGCGCCTGGCCCGACCCCCGGCCCGAGGACCGGTCCGCGACCGAGTTCTGCGAGAACGGCGCCAAGGCCGTCGCCGAGGAGGCGACCCGTCGCCGGGTGACCCGCGAGTTCTTCGCCACCCATGCGCTGGCCGACCTCGCCGGCCGCTCCGGGTACTGGCTCGGTGGCCAGGGGCGCCTGACCGAGCCGATGTACCGGGCACCGGGCGCCGACCACTACACGCCCGTGACCTGGGACGAGGCCTTCGGTGTCATCGCCGCCGAGCTGGACGCCCTCGACAGCCCGGACGAGGCCGCCTTCTACACCTCCGGTCGCACCAGCAACGAGGCCGCGTTCCTCTACCAGTTGTTCGCCCGGGCGTTCGGGACGAACAACCTGCCCGACTGCTCGAACATGTGCCACGAGTCCTCCGGCGCGGCCCTGAACGCGACGATCGGCATCGGCAAGGGCTCGGTCACCCTCGAGGACCTGGAACAGGCCGACCTGGTGCTCGTCTGCGGCCAGAATCCCGGCACCAACCATCCCCGGATGCTGACCTCGCTGGAGCGGGTCAAGCGGGCCGGCGGCAGCGTCGTGGCCGTCAACCCGCTGCCCGAGGCGTCCCTGCGCCGGTTCCGCAACCCGCAGAACGCCCAGGGCCTGGTCGGCCGGGGCACCGCTCTCGCCGACCAGTACCTGCAGATCCGCCTCAACGGAGACATGGCGCTGTTCCAGGCGCTCTCGCGCCGGCTGCTCGACGCTGAGGACGCCGCCCCCGGCACCGTGCTCGACCAGGCGTTCCTCGCCGACCACACCACCGGGTTCGACGCCTTCGCCGCCCACGTGCGCGCCCACCTCACCGACGACGACATCGCCACGGCCACCGGCCTGACCGGCGCCGAGATCGACGAACTGGCCGAGCGGATCCTGGCCGCCGAGAAGGTCGTCGTCTGCTGGGCGATGGGTCTGACCCAGCACGCCAACTCGGTGGCCACGATCCAGGAGGTGGTCAACTTCCTGCTGCTGCGCGGCAACATCGGCCGGCCCGGAGCCGGGGTCTGCCCGGTGCGCGGCCACTCCAACGTGCAGGGCGACCGCACGATGGGCATCTGGGAGAAGATGCCGGCGCGCTTCCTCGACGCGCTCGGCGCCGAGTTCGGCTTCGCCCCGCCCCGCCATGACGGCCTCGACACCGTCGACACGATCCGCGCCATGCGCGACGGCCGGGTGAAGGTCTTCATGGGGATGGGCGGCAACTTCGTCGCGGCGACCCCCGACTCCGCCGTCACCGAGGCCGCGATGCGCGCCTGCAGGCTGACCGTGCAGGTGTCGACCACGCTGAACCGCTCGCACGCGGTCACCGGCGAACGCGCGCTCATCCTGCCGACCCTCGGCCGGACGGAGGTCGACCTGCGCGGCGGGGTCGCGCAGGTCGTGAGCGTCGAGGACTCGATGGGAATGGTGCACGCCTCCCGCGGCGCGCTGGACCCGGCCGGGCCCGACCTGCGCTCGGAGGTCGCCATCGTCTGCGGGCTGGCCCAGGCGACGCTCGGCGCCCGCGCGTCCGCGCCGGCGGTCGACTGGGACGGGCTCGCCGCCGACTACCGGCGTATCCGCGGCCACATCGCGAACGTCGTCCCCGGCTTCGCCGACTACGACAACCGGCTCGCCGAACCCGGCGGCTTCCTGCTGCCGCACCCGCCGCGCGACAGCCGCACCTTCCACACTCCCACCGGCCGCGCGGCGATGACCGTCAACCTCTGCGAGGTGCTCCGGGTGCCCCACGGCCACCTGCTGCTGCAGACCATCCGGTCCCACGACCAGTACAACACCACGATCTACGGGCTCGACGACCGATACCGCGGGGTCCGCCATGGCCGGCACGTGGTGCTCGTGAACCCCGACGACCTCGCCGCCCTCGGGATCGCCGACGGCAGCCACGTCGACCTCGTCGGCGTCTGGACCGACGGGGTCGACCGCCGGGCGGAGAACTTCCGGGTGGTGGCGTACCCGACCGCCCGGGGTTGCGCCGCCGCCTACTTCCCCGAGACCAACGTGCTCGTGCCGCTGGACAGCACCGCACGGCGCAGCAACACCCCGACGTCGAAGTCGTTGGTCATCCGCCTGGAGGCCCGTCCGGTCGGCGCCTGA
- a CDS encoding TetR/AcrR family transcriptional regulator — protein MQGEPLPSGHSQDRRVQRSRAALMAAAVRLVSERGTTAISVTDLAETANVSRQLVYLQFGDRDTLLVEAAADLVRREVLPQISDGPEVSRALASARHFAAHRSFYRAMLTGSCTFAIARELTTLFSDLQRMAVRTLFGDLDPATAEHLATFFVGGSGAVINDWLINGAEPLDPEDLANSLLGVFSVFAGIYQRQPEVAPLSAAPHQPD, from the coding sequence ATGCAGGGCGAGCCGTTACCAAGCGGGCACAGCCAGGACAGGCGGGTGCAGCGCTCCCGAGCGGCGTTGATGGCCGCCGCGGTGCGGCTGGTGTCCGAGCGTGGTACGACCGCCATCTCGGTCACCGACCTTGCCGAAACGGCGAACGTCAGCCGGCAGCTCGTCTACCTGCAGTTCGGCGACCGCGACACGCTCCTTGTTGAAGCCGCCGCCGACCTGGTCAGACGAGAGGTTCTGCCGCAGATCTCGGACGGTCCCGAGGTCTCCAGGGCGCTGGCATCGGCGCGGCACTTCGCTGCGCATCGTTCCTTCTACCGGGCGATGCTGACGGGGTCATGCACCTTCGCGATAGCCAGGGAGCTCACCACGCTCTTCAGCGATCTACAGCGAATGGCTGTGCGCACTCTGTTCGGTGACCTGGACCCAGCCACGGCCGAGCACCTGGCCACGTTCTTCGTCGGCGGCTCCGGCGCAGTCATCAACGACTGGCTGATCAACGGCGCCGAGCCGCTCGATCCCGAAGACCTAGCGAACAGTCTGCTCGGCGTCTTCTCCGTCTTCGCCGGCATCTACCAGCGACAGCCGGAGGTGGCTCCGCTGTCGGCCGCGCCGCACCAGCCCGACTGA